In the genome of Rhodoferax fermentans, one region contains:
- a CDS encoding putative phage tail protein, translating into MDKFWQALTYLLPSGFAWPRDPNSTLMRVMRALAGALSDLHEFTRLTANQWQPHQTVTRLAEWEEATGLPDACFGTSQSDDLRRKLLLSRLRGPVLAYADSSPASPGALVAICAWLGYKATVQYNTPFRCGMRVGRRLGALDGHLWITVTIESKRFRCGSRVGERLRSGTLNGGELACYLKRVVPARYSVNVIFV; encoded by the coding sequence ATGGATAAGTTCTGGCAAGCGCTCACCTATCTGCTGCCCAGCGGTTTTGCCTGGCCACGCGACCCCAACTCGACGTTGATGCGGGTGATGCGGGCGCTGGCGGGTGCCTTGAGTGACCTGCACGAGTTCACCAGGCTGACGGCGAACCAATGGCAACCCCACCAGACGGTCACACGCTTGGCCGAGTGGGAAGAAGCCACTGGCCTACCGGATGCGTGTTTTGGCACCAGCCAGAGTGATGACTTGCGGCGCAAGTTGCTGCTGTCACGCCTGCGCGGGCCGGTGTTGGCCTATGCAGATTCAAGCCCGGCCAGCCCTGGTGCGCTGGTAGCCATTTGTGCCTGGCTTGGCTACAAGGCCACCGTTCAATACAACACACCGTTTCGCTGTGGGATGCGGGTTGGCAGGCGTCTTGGTGCCTTGGACGGCCATCTGTGGATCACGGTAACCATCGAGTCAAAAAGGTTTCGGTGCGGTTCCCGTGTTGGAGAGCGCTTGCGCAGTGGCACTTTGAATGGAGGAGAACTCGCCTGCTATCTCAAACGTGTTGTTCCTGCGCGCTACAGCGTCAACGTCATTTTTGTTTGA